The Acomys russatus chromosome 18, mAcoRus1.1, whole genome shotgun sequence genome includes a region encoding these proteins:
- the Sox7 gene encoding transcription factor SOX-7 produces the protein MASLLGAYPWTEGLECPALEAELSDGLSPPAVPRPSGDKGSESRIRRPMNAFMVWAKDERKRLAVQNPDLHNAELSKMLGKSWKALTLSQKRPYVDEAERLRLQHMQDYPNYKYRPRRKKQGKRLCKRVDPGFLLSSLTRDQNTLPEKNGIGRGALGEKEDRGEYSPGAALPGLHSCYHEGAAGAPGSVDTYPYGLPTPPEMSPLDALEPEQTFFSSSCQEEHGHPHRLPHLPGPPYSPEFTPSPLHCSHPLGSLALGQSPGVSMMSSVPGCPASPAYYSPATYHPLHPNLQAHLGQLSPPPEHPGFDTLDQLSQVELLGDMDRNEFDQYLNTPGHPDSAAGAGTLSGHAPLSQGTPTGPTETSLISVLADATATYYNSYSVS, from the exons ATGGCCTCGCTGCTGGGAGCCTACCCATGGACCGAGGGACTGGAGTGTCCCGCCCTGGAAGCGGAGCTGTCGGATGGGTTGTCGCCACCCGCTGTCCCCCGTCCTTCAGGGGACAAGGGTTCGGAAAGCCGGATCCGGCGGCCTATGAATGCCTTCATGGTGTGGGCCAAGGACGAGAGGAAACGCCTGGCAGTGCAGAACCCGGACCTGCACAACGCGGAGCTCAGCAAGATGCTGG GGAAGTCATGGAAGGCGCTGACACTGTCGCAGAAGAGGCCCTACGTGGATGAGGCAGAGCGGCTGCGCCTGCAGCACATGCAGGATTACCCCAACTACAAGTACCGGCCCCGCAGGAAGAAACAAGGCAAGCGCCTCTGCAAGCGTGTGGACCCTGGCTTCCTCCTGAGTTCACTCACTCGTGACCAGAACACGCTGCCTGAGAAAAACGGCATTGGCAGGGGGGCACTGGGGGAAAAGGAGGACAGGGGTGAGTACTCCCCAGGTGCTGCCCTGCCTGGACTGCACAGCTGCTACCATGAAGGTGCGGCTGGTGCCCCTGGCAGCGTGGACACATATCCCTACGGGCTGCCCACACCCCCAGAGATGTCACCCCTGGACGCGCTGGAGCCTGAGCAGACCTTCTTCTCGTCCTCGTGTCAGGAGGAGCATGGCCACCCCCATCGCCTCCCTCATCTACCAGGGCCCCCTTACTCACCAGAGTTCACACCCAGTCCCCTCCACTGCAGCCATCCTCTAGGTTCTTTGGCCCTTGGCCAATCCCCAGGGGTGTCTATGATGTCCTCTGTTCCCGGCTGTCCCGCATCTCCGGCTTACTACTCCCCTGCCACTTACCACCCTCTCCACCCCAACCTCCAGGCCCACCTGGGCCAGCTGTCCCCGCCTCCTGAGCACCCTGGCTTCGACACCCTGGATCAGCTAAGCCAGGTGGAACTTCTGGGTGACATGGATCGCAATGAATTTGACCAGTATTTGAACACTCCTGGCCACCCTGACTCTGCTGCAGGGGCTGGGACCCTCAGTGGGCATGCCCCACTCTCCCAGGGGACTCCAACGGGTCCCACAGAGACCAGCCTCATCTCTGTCCTGGCTGATGCTACGGCCACGTACTACAACAGCTACAGCGTGTCCTAG